From the Pirellulales bacterium genome, one window contains:
- a CDS encoding HAD family hydrolase: MSQKVVPSGAIEVLRPDFPRGEFRAVMFDFDGTLSLIRRNWQAVMIPMMVDVLAEIGTGETREQLHEHVEEFVMRLNGKQTIYQMIQLADEVKARGASPRDPLHYKNQYHDLLWEQVGGRVEALREKRVAPDEMTVPGSRRLLEQLRDRGLTLYLASGTDLKYVRDEVAVLGLSEFFGEHIYGALDDYRNFSKAMIIERIIKDMNVGAHQLLAFGDGFVEIEETRRAGGVAVGVASDEETRQGINAWKRERLIRAGADIIIGDYRQQDELLALLGL; this comes from the coding sequence ATGTCCCAAAAAGTAGTTCCCTCAGGCGCGATCGAAGTTCTGCGTCCTGATTTTCCCCGCGGCGAATTCCGCGCGGTGATGTTCGACTTCGACGGCACGCTGTCGCTGATTCGCCGCAACTGGCAGGCCGTGATGATCCCCATGATGGTCGACGTGCTGGCCGAGATCGGCACCGGCGAAACGCGCGAGCAATTGCACGAGCACGTCGAAGAGTTCGTCATGCGGCTCAACGGCAAGCAAACCATCTACCAGATGATTCAGTTGGCCGACGAAGTGAAGGCCCGCGGGGCCTCGCCGCGCGATCCGCTGCATTACAAAAATCAATATCACGACCTGCTGTGGGAACAAGTCGGCGGACGCGTCGAGGCCTTGCGTGAAAAGCGCGTGGCCCCTGACGAGATGACCGTGCCCGGCTCGCGACGCTTGCTCGAGCAGTTACGCGATCGTGGGCTGACCTTGTACCTGGCCTCGGGCACCGATCTGAAATACGTCCGCGACGAGGTGGCCGTCCTGGGGCTTTCCGAATTCTTCGGCGAGCATATTTACGGCGCGCTCGACGATTATCGCAATTTCTCCAAGGCCATGATCATCGAGCGCATCATCAAGGATATGAACGTCGGCGCGCATCAGCTACTGGCGTTCGGTGATGGCTTCGTCGAGATCGAGGAAACGCGCCGCGCCGGTGGCGTGGCCGTGGGCGTGGCCAGCGATGAAGAAACACGCCAGGGCATCAATGCCTGGAAACGCGAGCGGCTGATCCGCGCCGGCGCCGACATCATCATCGGCGACTATCGCCAGCAAGACGAGCTCTTGGCGCTCTTGGGCTTGTAA
- a CDS encoding PfkB family carbohydrate kinase — MKTAPLVSLARLESLLAALPKLTIGLVGDLFLDRYLEIDPEMSELSIETGLEAYQVTRIRNSPGALGTVMNNLAALGVGRLVPVTVLGDDGQAYDLLQELDRMPVDASHVIRDPGRLTPTYTKPMRRGEGGVWHELNRIDLRNKAALAEKTQARLCEMLADVFAATDGLIVLDQVNEEGWGVITPAVRQHLAALAEKHPERLMFVDSRAQIAKFRRGTLKPNVHECLAALGRKATGAADEPEAAARDFARLTGCPLYCTVGERGILVADPREAPVLAPGYPVAGPVDIVGAGDSATAGIVSALLAGASRLEAAAVGNLVASITVQQLGTTGTASPVQVRDRWNVVHT, encoded by the coding sequence ATGAAAACCGCGCCGCTCGTTTCGCTGGCACGTCTCGAATCCCTGCTGGCCGCGCTCCCCAAGTTGACGATCGGCCTGGTCGGAGACCTGTTTCTCGATCGCTATCTCGAAATCGATCCCGAGATGAGCGAGCTGTCGATCGAAACCGGTCTGGAGGCCTACCAGGTCACGCGCATTCGCAACAGCCCCGGCGCGCTCGGCACCGTCATGAACAACCTGGCGGCGCTCGGCGTCGGGCGCCTCGTCCCGGTGACCGTGCTGGGCGACGATGGGCAGGCGTACGACCTGCTGCAAGAACTCGACCGCATGCCGGTCGATGCGAGCCACGTCATCCGCGACCCTGGCCGATTGACCCCCACATACACCAAGCCGATGCGCCGCGGCGAGGGGGGCGTCTGGCACGAGTTGAATCGCATCGATTTGCGCAACAAAGCCGCGCTGGCCGAAAAGACGCAAGCCCGGCTGTGCGAGATGCTGGCCGACGTGTTCGCCGCGACGGACGGCCTGATCGTGCTCGATCAGGTCAACGAAGAGGGCTGGGGCGTGATCACGCCGGCCGTGCGCCAGCACCTGGCCGCCTTGGCCGAAAAGCACCCCGAACGACTGATGTTCGTCGACAGCCGGGCGCAAATTGCGAAGTTTCGCCGCGGCACGCTCAAGCCCAATGTCCACGAGTGCCTGGCGGCGCTGGGTCGCAAAGCAACCGGCGCCGCGGATGAACCCGAGGCCGCGGCACGCGATTTTGCACGGCTGACCGGCTGCCCTCTCTATTGCACGGTCGGCGAACGGGGCATCCTGGTCGCCGACCCGCGGGAGGCGCCGGTGCTGGCACCGGGCTATCCCGTTGCCGGCCCGGTCGACATTGTCGGAGCCGGCGACAGCGCCACGGCCGGAATCGTGTCGGCCCTGCTGGCCGGCGCCAGCCGGCTGGAAGCCGCGGCGGTGGGAAATCTTGTGGCGTCGATCACCGTGCAACAGTTGGGCACAACCGGCACCGCCAGCCCCGTTCAGGTCCGCGACCGCTGGAATGTAGTGCATACTTGA
- a CDS encoding DUF6793 family protein yields MPLFEVETESHIIITWANDQDAAAAVVHDAYPSEKVLRLTKRPRDTWVISKSALGIPHSGADLCHTARDCLSKAAGDKVHAIRLYMHETGSDLERARKVIESNMVMGW; encoded by the coding sequence ATGCCATTGTTCGAAGTGGAAACCGAGTCGCATATCATCATTACCTGGGCAAACGACCAGGACGCGGCCGCCGCCGTCGTCCACGACGCCTATCCGAGCGAAAAAGTCTTGCGATTGACGAAGCGCCCCCGCGATACCTGGGTCATTTCCAAAAGCGCGCTGGGTATACCGCACTCGGGCGCGGATCTTTGCCATACGGCCCGCGATTGCCTGTCCAAGGCCGCCGGCGACAAAGTCCACGCCATCCGCCTCTATATGCACGAAACCGGTTCCGACCTGGAACGAGCCCGCAAGGTCATCGAATCGAACATGGTGATGGGCTGGTAG
- a CDS encoding cupin domain-containing protein, with the protein MARVPSDSTSLLIRHEGEAPRERSTCGWRHLLVSRQDENVAAWAHAVDIDGAREHYHRVATELYYVLDGEGTVRLDGVEHPVRKGSLVHIPPGVVHGAKGRMRVLVVGIPDISDGDLFFPDEQGAGDALDSSA; encoded by the coding sequence ATGGCACGCGTTCCCTCGGACTCGACATCGCTCTTGATCCGCCACGAAGGTGAAGCCCCGCGCGAGCGCAGCACGTGCGGATGGCGCCATTTGCTCGTCAGCCGGCAAGACGAGAATGTCGCGGCGTGGGCCCATGCCGTCGATATCGACGGCGCGCGCGAGCATTACCATCGCGTGGCGACCGAGCTGTATTACGTGCTGGATGGAGAGGGGACCGTCCGGCTGGACGGCGTCGAGCATCCGGTCCGCAAGGGATCGCTCGTACACATTCCCCCGGGGGTCGTGCATGGCGCCAAGGGGCGGATGCGCGTGCTCGTCGTAGGCATCCCGGACATTAGCGACGGGGATTTGTTTTTCCCCGATGAACAGGGCGCGGGCGATGCTCTGGACTCTTCGGCCTGA
- a CDS encoding BlaI/MecI/CopY family transcriptional regulator produces MRRKTMHGLGDLQAKVMELVWKRGEATVAEVAEHLGRRRPITYTTVLVAMQKLEKKGWLKHRSAGRAYVYQPARSREDAQAGLITEMLEAVFDGDPKLLVAQLLDARPWSGEELSELRQLIETRRKEKRHG; encoded by the coding sequence ATGCGTCGCAAAACAATGCACGGACTGGGGGACCTTCAGGCCAAGGTCATGGAACTGGTCTGGAAACGTGGCGAGGCCACGGTGGCCGAAGTGGCCGAGCATTTGGGCCGGCGGCGGCCGATCACTTACACCACCGTGCTCGTGGCCATGCAAAAGCTCGAAAAGAAGGGGTGGCTCAAGCACCGCTCGGCGGGCCGGGCCTATGTCTATCAGCCTGCGCGCTCGCGCGAGGATGCCCAGGCCGGTCTGATCACCGAAATGCTCGAAGCCGTTTTCGACGGCGATCCCAAATTGCTCGTCGCGCAATTGCTCGACGCCCGGCCGTGGTCGGGCGAGGAACTATCCGAATTGCGGCAACTGATCGAAACGCGTCGCAAGGAGAAACGCCATGGGTGA
- a CDS encoding polysaccharide biosynthesis/export family protein: MGEWWNYVPTSGWQRFAIDAAWQSTLVCVLALSLVRLVRLRPTTRAAVLLAATILCVVAPVSSYAARSSGWGMFAPAIEATERGNEDLGIVLKAPAGTPQVVLHNAAIGRPAEIPQPKIEWPATGWRVLAVLWPLASLGLAWRLLRSARALQRACWQASPCEDEEIRAALHQASRTLGVDAPELLVSSAVDSPALVLWGRPRLLLPALKEPRNDWLAIFYHELAHLARRDGRSRLAVEAVAIMLPWQSLLWFVRRDFRAACEEACDDWAIAAGADPVEFASLLLDFVPQARPSLALGMAESVSAARARIMRLLAMQGTPRPRLGKFLGLAGWVVAGALAVVLALLQSGRLPWQGADEPPWGNTPVSLAAAEARSPSERQSLGPYRVEAPDVLLIDAVKIVPKPPYKIEPLDTLEIFVINTVPDQNIAGPYPVEADGTIMLGPAYGGVKVSGLSISEARDTIKEHLEQIIQAPEVSVSLAESAGQQQIEGEHLIGPDGTVNLGTYGSVFVAGMTLVEVRKTIEAHLLTYLDNPKVSVDVFKYNSKFFYIVWEHDGTDHIQRVPYSGNETVLDAIAQISKDMRLTPNTRIWIARPASADGQKAAYVLPVDWRELYRGESNRTNFWLEPGDRVFVLEN, translated from the coding sequence ATGGGTGAGTGGTGGAACTATGTGCCGACAAGCGGATGGCAACGATTCGCCATCGATGCGGCCTGGCAAAGCACGCTGGTATGTGTTTTGGCACTGTCGCTGGTTCGCCTGGTGCGTTTGAGACCCACGACGCGCGCCGCCGTGCTATTGGCGGCGACGATCCTTTGTGTCGTCGCTCCTGTAAGTTCCTACGCTGCGCGCTCCTCGGGTTGGGGAATGTTCGCTCCCGCGATCGAAGCCACGGAACGAGGGAACGAAGACCTTGGCATCGTGCTCAAAGCGCCCGCAGGTACACCGCAGGTGGTCCTGCATAATGCCGCGATCGGCAGGCCCGCTGAAATCCCACAACCCAAGATCGAATGGCCGGCAACGGGCTGGCGCGTTCTTGCCGTTCTCTGGCCTTTGGCATCGCTCGGGCTGGCCTGGCGATTGCTACGTAGCGCGCGAGCCCTGCAACGTGCGTGCTGGCAAGCAAGTCCTTGCGAAGATGAGGAGATTCGTGCGGCACTCCACCAGGCGTCGCGCACGCTGGGTGTTGACGCGCCCGAATTGCTCGTCAGCTCGGCCGTCGATTCGCCGGCGCTCGTGCTGTGGGGCCGGCCGCGGCTGTTGCTGCCAGCTCTGAAGGAACCACGGAACGACTGGCTCGCGATCTTTTATCACGAGCTGGCGCACCTGGCACGGCGCGACGGCCGTAGCCGGCTGGCGGTCGAAGCGGTGGCGATCATGCTCCCCTGGCAATCGCTCCTGTGGTTCGTGCGTCGCGATTTCCGCGCTGCTTGCGAAGAAGCGTGCGACGACTGGGCAATCGCGGCCGGCGCCGATCCGGTGGAATTCGCTTCGCTATTGCTCGACTTCGTGCCGCAAGCGCGACCGAGTTTGGCGCTCGGCATGGCCGAAAGCGTATCGGCGGCGCGGGCCCGCATCATGCGGCTTTTGGCCATGCAAGGCACGCCACGTCCACGACTCGGAAAGTTCCTGGGCCTGGCCGGCTGGGTCGTGGCGGGCGCGCTAGCCGTGGTGTTGGCCCTGCTGCAGTCCGGTCGGTTGCCCTGGCAGGGTGCGGATGAGCCTCCTTGGGGAAACACGCCCGTGTCCCTGGCTGCCGCCGAGGCCCGTTCTCCCTCGGAACGGCAGTCGCTGGGGCCTTACCGCGTCGAAGCTCCGGATGTATTGCTCATCGACGCGGTGAAGATCGTTCCCAAGCCTCCGTACAAAATCGAACCGCTCGATACGCTCGAGATCTTCGTGATTAACACGGTGCCCGATCAAAATATTGCTGGGCCCTATCCCGTCGAAGCCGATGGCACGATCATGCTGGGACCGGCCTACGGCGGCGTCAAAGTTTCAGGACTGTCGATCAGCGAGGCACGAGACACCATCAAGGAGCACCTGGAACAGATTATCCAAGCGCCTGAGGTGTCGGTGAGCCTGGCCGAATCGGCCGGTCAGCAGCAGATCGAAGGCGAACATTTGATCGGGCCCGATGGCACCGTCAACCTGGGAACGTACGGCTCGGTATTCGTCGCCGGCATGACGCTCGTAGAAGTGCGGAAGACGATCGAAGCACATCTGTTGACGTATTTGGACAATCCCAAGGTCTCGGTCGATGTCTTCAAATACAACAGCAAGTTCTTCTACATCGTGTGGGAACACGACGGAACGGACCACATCCAACGCGTTCCATATTCGGGAAATGAAACCGTCCTGGATGCGATCGCGCAGATCAGCAAGGACATGCGCCTGACGCCGAATACGCGAATATGGATCGCGCGGCCCGCTTCGGCCGATGGCCAGAAAGCGGCTTACGTTTTACCCGTCGATTGGCGCGAACTCTATCGCGGCGAATCGAATCGCACGAACTTCTGGCTCGAGCCGGGAGACCGGGTTTTCGTGCTGGAAAACTGA
- a CDS encoding RNA-binding protein: MVGKKLYVGNLPYSVSSSDLEQMFSQYGQVQSAQVIEDRETGRSKGFGFVEMGSDKDAQAAITGLNGQDHGGRPLTVNEAKPREDRGGGGGYGRGGGGGGRGRY, translated from the coding sequence ATGGTGGGCAAGAAGTTGTATGTAGGGAACCTGCCCTACTCGGTCAGCAGCTCGGATCTCGAGCAAATGTTTTCCCAGTACGGACAAGTGCAAAGCGCGCAGGTCATCGAGGATCGTGAAACGGGGCGGAGCAAGGGATTCGGGTTCGTCGAAATGGGTTCCGACAAGGATGCCCAGGCCGCGATCACCGGCCTGAACGGTCAGGATCACGGCGGTCGTCCGTTGACAGTGAACGAAGCCAAGCCGCGCGAGGATCGCGGTGGTGGCGGCGGTTACGGTCGCGGCGGCGGCGGTGGTGGCCGCGGTCGCTACTAG
- a CDS encoding alkaline phosphatase, giving the protein MAMTPRPISLVLAFLLAASAMPRAGAEDLVKDLQARAITAGVAPWAYWGPDPAKYTGWTNHSNRLIPVYTFGMDLASVKGERSIYRDAERLKQLYGRMPDETLNPQAEYFDQTDIARLQRAALAGGKKYVVLIVFDGMDWQTTQAAAIYGAGKVGYTSGRGTGLHFQDYRGVATDFGYFVSSPASDASDIDVNAQLVLDKGPRIYGGYNSTHGGPNPWTPGDDPSYLIGKSRVCPHAVTDSAASATSLCAGIKTYNVSINIDPAGRQVAPVAHEFQAKGYSIGVVTSVPISHATPACAYAHNVSRDDFQDLTRDLLGLPSIAHRSSPLPGVDVLLGAGWGENAEEDLKQGNNFVPGNKYIAAADLNAIDAEHGGKYVVAQREVGKSGQGSLAAAAQSAATDGKRLFGFYGAKTGHLPFATADGKYDPAIGVRRLAEVYSPQDLSENPTLADMARAALTVLSTNKNGFWLMIEAGEVDWANHDDNVDNSIGAVLHGDRAFRAVVDWVDEHRCWDETAVILTADHGHYLHLTDPQAILGTPGSSAGR; this is encoded by the coding sequence ATGGCCATGACCCCTCGTCCGATTTCACTGGTCCTCGCGTTTTTGCTCGCCGCCTCTGCGATGCCGCGAGCTGGCGCCGAAGACCTGGTCAAAGATTTGCAAGCCCGAGCCATCACGGCTGGCGTCGCACCCTGGGCCTACTGGGGGCCCGACCCGGCGAAGTACACCGGGTGGACGAATCACTCGAACCGGTTGATTCCTGTCTACACGTTCGGCATGGATCTCGCGTCGGTCAAAGGCGAGCGCAGCATCTATCGCGACGCCGAACGACTGAAGCAGCTCTATGGTCGAATGCCTGACGAGACGCTGAACCCGCAGGCCGAATACTTCGACCAGACGGATATTGCCAGGTTGCAACGCGCGGCACTGGCTGGGGGCAAAAAGTACGTAGTGCTGATCGTCTTCGACGGGATGGATTGGCAAACGACGCAAGCAGCCGCGATCTACGGCGCGGGCAAGGTGGGTTATACGTCGGGCCGCGGCACCGGACTGCACTTTCAGGATTATCGCGGCGTGGCGACCGACTTTGGATATTTCGTCTCGTCGCCCGCCAGCGATGCCTCGGATATCGACGTGAACGCGCAATTGGTGTTGGACAAAGGCCCGCGCATCTACGGGGGTTACAACTCGACACACGGCGGTCCCAATCCTTGGACGCCCGGCGATGACCCCAGTTACTTGATCGGTAAGTCGCGCGTTTGTCCGCACGCGGTGACCGATTCGGCGGCGTCGGCCACGAGCCTTTGCGCCGGCATCAAGACCTACAACGTGTCGATCAATATCGATCCCGCAGGGCGGCAGGTGGCGCCCGTTGCGCACGAGTTCCAGGCCAAGGGGTATTCGATTGGCGTCGTGACCAGCGTGCCGATCAGTCACGCCACGCCGGCCTGCGCTTACGCGCACAACGTCTCGCGTGATGACTTTCAGGATCTAACCCGCGATTTGCTCGGCTTGCCCTCGATTGCGCATCGTTCTAGCCCGCTGCCGGGCGTCGATGTTTTGCTCGGTGCCGGTTGGGGCGAAAACGCCGAGGAAGATCTTAAGCAAGGGAACAACTTCGTGCCGGGCAATAAGTACATCGCGGCCGCCGATCTGAACGCGATCGACGCGGAGCACGGGGGCAAGTATGTCGTCGCCCAGCGTGAAGTTGGTAAAAGCGGCCAGGGTTCATTGGCCGCGGCCGCGCAGTCGGCCGCCACGGACGGTAAACGTCTGTTTGGTTTCTACGGTGCCAAGACGGGGCACCTGCCGTTCGCCACGGCCGACGGAAAGTACGACCCCGCGATCGGCGTGCGCCGGCTGGCCGAGGTCTATTCGCCGCAGGATCTGAGCGAGAACCCTACGCTCGCCGACATGGCGCGGGCGGCTCTCACCGTGCTGTCGACGAATAAAAACGGTTTCTGGCTGATGATCGAGGCCGGCGAGGTCGACTGGGCCAATCACGACGACAACGTGGACAACTCGATCGGGGCCGTTTTGCACGGCGATCGGGCCTTTCGGGCCGTGGTCGATTGGGTCGACGAGCACCGCTGCTGGGACGAAACCGCGGTCATACTCACGGCCGATCACGGTCATTACCTGCACCTCACCGACCCGCAGGCCATTCTCGGCACACCCGGATCTTCGGCCGGCAGATAG
- a CDS encoding methyltransferase gives MEATSPARVIAQMLNGQVLTQALYVTARLELADRVATRPQTAEELAPVTGTHAPSLYRLLRTLASLGVFREDEQHKFHLTPLADCLRKDAEDSQWAFAMMIGDEPSRAWGNLLYSVQTGGCAFEKTFGEPLFNFLGKHPEKARIFDAAMTSVHGQESKAMLDVYDLSDVGTFIDVGGGNGKTLISVLTRYPKMQGILFDLPHVVQAAEANFRTAKVHDRAKLVGGSFFESIPTGGDAYLLRHIIHDWYDEQSTQILANVRRAMHDKARLLVVESVILPGNEPSVGKMLDLAMMVLPGGMERTEEQYRTLFAKVGLRLERIVPTAADVSVIEARPV, from the coding sequence GTGGAAGCTACTTCACCTGCCCGCGTGATCGCGCAGATGCTCAATGGCCAGGTGCTGACGCAAGCGTTGTACGTGACGGCTCGCCTGGAACTTGCAGACCGGGTGGCCACGCGACCGCAAACGGCCGAGGAGCTGGCCCCCGTAACGGGTACGCATGCACCGTCGCTCTACCGGCTGCTGCGAACCTTGGCCAGCCTGGGCGTGTTTCGCGAAGACGAACAGCACAAATTTCATCTGACGCCGCTGGCTGATTGTCTGCGCAAGGACGCCGAAGATTCGCAATGGGCTTTTGCGATGATGATCGGCGACGAACCCTCGCGCGCCTGGGGCAACTTGCTGTACAGCGTGCAGACGGGTGGATGCGCCTTCGAAAAAACGTTCGGCGAACCGCTCTTCAACTTTCTCGGCAAGCATCCGGAGAAGGCCCGCATCTTCGACGCAGCCATGACCAGCGTTCACGGCCAGGAAAGCAAGGCCATGCTCGACGTCTATGACCTGTCGGACGTCGGCACGTTCATCGACGTCGGTGGCGGCAACGGAAAGACTTTGATCAGCGTGCTGACGCGCTATCCGAAAATGCAGGGCATACTCTTCGACCTGCCGCACGTCGTGCAAGCGGCGGAAGCGAATTTTCGCACTGCCAAGGTTCACGACCGCGCGAAGCTCGTCGGCGGCAGTTTCTTCGAATCGATTCCCACCGGTGGCGACGCCTACCTGCTGCGGCATATCATTCACGACTGGTACGACGAACAGTCGACGCAAATTCTGGCTAACGTTCGTCGCGCGATGCACGACAAGGCGCGGCTGCTGGTGGTCGAAAGCGTGATCCTGCCGGGCAATGAACCGTCGGTGGGCAAGATGCTCGACCTGGCCATGATGGTCTTGCCCGGTGGCATGGAGCGGACCGAAGAGCAATATCGCACGCTGTTCGCGAAAGTGGGGCTGCGGCTCGAACGGATCGTGCCCACCGCCGCGGACGTGAGCGTGATCGAAGCGCGGCCCGTTTAA
- a CDS encoding MOSC N-terminal beta barrel domain-containing protein, translated as MTYRLSRIVIYPIKSLDGVELEAATILSNGALANDRRFCLRNARGEWINGKATAAVHLLRAKFDRQASRVHLLSERDGRQAEFALPADAEGLAAWLGEFFGEKVLVVENLRGGFPDDTDSPGPTIVSRETIGEVTRWYPGFTVDEVRCRFRANLEFAGDAPFCEDRLVADRSRVVRFSIGAVIFEGTTACARCPVPTRHPQTGVIYPRFAKLFAEHREATLPPWTITERFDHYYRLTVNTRLSPLSQGGEIHVGDQLRILETVPA; from the coding sequence GTGACATACCGACTGTCGCGAATCGTGATCTATCCGATCAAGTCGTTGGACGGGGTCGAACTCGAGGCCGCTACGATCCTCTCCAATGGCGCGCTGGCGAACGATCGGCGTTTTTGCCTGCGAAACGCGCGCGGCGAGTGGATCAATGGCAAGGCGACGGCGGCCGTTCATCTGTTGCGAGCCAAGTTCGACAGACAGGCAAGCCGCGTGCATCTCCTGTCGGAGCGCGACGGCCGGCAAGCGGAGTTTGCGCTTCCGGCCGATGCCGAAGGCCTGGCCGCCTGGCTGGGCGAGTTTTTCGGCGAAAAGGTCCTTGTCGTCGAAAACCTGCGCGGCGGCTTCCCTGACGATACCGATTCGCCTGGGCCCACGATCGTCAGCCGCGAGACGATCGGCGAAGTTACCCGTTGGTATCCGGGGTTCACGGTCGACGAGGTGCGTTGCCGGTTCCGCGCGAATTTGGAATTCGCCGGGGACGCGCCCTTTTGCGAGGATCGCCTCGTGGCCGATCGGAGTCGCGTCGTGCGCTTCTCGATCGGCGCTGTGATTTTCGAAGGGACGACGGCTTGCGCTCGCTGCCCTGTGCCTACACGGCATCCGCAGACGGGCGTGATCTATCCGCGATTTGCGAAGCTGTTCGCGGAACACCGCGAGGCGACGCTGCCGCCGTGGACCATCACCGAGCGATTCGATCACTATTATCGCTTGACGGTGAACACCCGGCTCAGCCCCTTGAGCCAGGGGGGCGAGATTCACGTCGGTGACCAGTTGCGGATTCTGGAAACCGTGCCGGCGTAG
- a CDS encoding DUF5989 family protein gives MTEPKKSFDELKGQERSGLVAEFLYFLGQNKKWWLLPILIVIGLVGILVLLAGTGAAPFIYTMF, from the coding sequence ATGACCGAACCGAAAAAATCATTCGATGAACTCAAGGGGCAGGAGCGCAGCGGATTGGTCGCCGAGTTTCTGTACTTTCTCGGCCAAAACAAAAAGTGGTGGCTGCTGCCGATTTTGATCGTAATCGGGCTGGTCGGCATTCTGGTGCTGTTGGCGGGCACCGGCGCCGCACCGTTCATCTACACGATGTTTTGA
- a CDS encoding carbamoyltransferase, producing MTAILGISAFYHDSAAALVVDGEIVAAAQEERFTRKKHDSDFPQRAIEYCLAAAGLEASQLDYVGFYDKPLTKFERLLETYLAFSPAGFRSFRLAMPLWLKQKLHLPREMDQGLHHGYRGRYVFTDHHESHAASAFFPSPFEEAAILTLDGVGEWSTTCTGVGRGNKLELDEEIRFPHSLGLLYSAFTYYTGFRVNSGEYKLMGLAPYGRPIYESLIREHLIDLKEDGSFRLDMSYFNYCQGLTMTSARFHALFGGAPRPPESRVTQREMDLAASIQAVTEDVMLRCARHVHARTGMKNLVLAGGVALNCVGNGRILREGPFENIWIQPAAGDAGGALGTALFIWHQLLEKPRHPQKHDGQHGSFLGPAFSDEEIVDYLDGIGAAYTTCTSDEQLCDEVSSLIAQEKVVGWFQGRMEFGPRALGARSIIGDPRSEKMQSVMNLKIKFRESFRPFAPCVLQEEVHNYFEMRPGEDSPYMLQVAPVRQELRCALGAEYEQAFGIDKLNFKRSTLPAITHVDYSARVQTIDSVRNPLFHQLLTRFYEKTGCPVLINTSFNVRSEPIVCTPDDAYRCLLMTDMDVLVMGRQIILREDQPQVAQEDRARHLAQFQLD from the coding sequence ATGACCGCCATCCTCGGCATTTCGGCCTTCTATCACGATTCGGCGGCGGCGCTGGTCGTGGATGGCGAGATCGTGGCGGCCGCTCAGGAAGAGCGCTTTACGCGCAAAAAACACGATTCGGACTTTCCCCAGCGGGCGATCGAGTATTGCCTGGCAGCGGCGGGGCTCGAGGCCAGTCAACTCGACTACGTCGGCTTCTACGACAAGCCCCTCACGAAGTTCGAGCGGCTGTTGGAGACGTACCTGGCCTTTTCGCCGGCCGGCTTCCGCTCGTTCCGCCTGGCCATGCCACTGTGGCTGAAGCAGAAGCTGCATTTGCCGCGCGAGATGGACCAGGGCTTGCACCACGGCTATCGCGGGCGTTACGTGTTCACCGATCACCACGAGTCGCACGCGGCGAGTGCCTTTTTTCCCTCGCCCTTCGAAGAGGCCGCCATCCTCACGCTCGATGGCGTCGGCGAATGGAGCACCACCTGCACCGGGGTCGGCCGCGGCAACAAGCTGGAACTCGACGAAGAAATCCGCTTTCCCCACTCGCTCGGATTGTTGTACTCGGCGTTCACCTACTACACCGGCTTTCGCGTTAATAGCGGTGAATACAAGCTGATGGGGCTCGCGCCTTATGGCCGGCCCATCTACGAGTCGCTGATTCGCGAGCACCTGATCGATCTCAAGGAAGACGGCTCGTTCCGGCTGGACATGAGCTACTTCAACTACTGCCAGGGTCTGACGATGACGTCAGCCCGCTTTCACGCGTTGTTCGGTGGCGCGCCGCGTCCGCCGGAGTCGCGCGTCACGCAGCGCGAGATGGACCTGGCGGCGTCGATTCAGGCCGTGACCGAAGACGTGATGCTGCGTTGCGCGCGGCATGTTCACGCTCGTACTGGTATGAAGAACCTGGTACTGGCCGGTGGCGTGGCGCTGAACTGCGTGGGCAATGGTCGCATCTTGCGTGAAGGGCCATTCGAAAACATCTGGATTCAACCAGCCGCGGGAGACGCGGGGGGCGCGCTGGGCACGGCGCTTTTTATCTGGCACCAGCTATTAGAAAAACCGCGACACCCGCAAAAGCATGACGGGCAGCATGGCTCGTTCCTGGGCCCGGCTTTTTCGGATGAGGAAATCGTTGATTACCTCGACGGCATCGGCGCCGCATACACGACCTGCACATCCGACGAGCAGTTGTGCGACGAGGTCAGCTCGCTCATTGCCCAGGAAAAAGTCGTCGGCTGGTTTCAAGGACGGATGGAGTTCGGACCGCGGGCCTTGGGCGCGCGGAGCATCATCGGCGATCCGCGCAGCGAGAAAATGCAGTCGGTGATGAACTTGAAGATCAAGTTTCGCGAGTCCTTCCGACCGTTCGCCCCGTGCGTGCTGCAAGAGGAAGTCCACAACTATTTCGAGATGCGGCCGGGCGAGGACAGCCCGTATATGCTGCAAGTGGCGCCGGTGCGCCAAGAGCTGCGCTGCGCGCTCGGAGCGGAATACGAACAGGCGTTCGGCATCGACAAGCTGAATTTCAAGCGCTCGACGCTACCGGCGATCACGCACGTGGATTATTCGGCCCGCGTGCAAACGATCGACAGCGTGCGGAATCCGTTATTTCATCAGTTGCTGACGCGCTTTTACGAGAAGACGGGCTGCCCCGTGTTGATCAATACCAGCTTCAACGTGCGCAGCGAGCCGATCGTCTGTACGCCGGACGATGCTTACCGTTGCTTGCTGATGACCGATATGGATGTACTGGTCATGGGACGGCAGATTATTCTTCGTGAGGACCAGCCGCAGGTCGCCCAGGAAGATCGGGCCCGGCATTTGGCGCAGTTTCAATTGGATTAA